The following proteins are co-located in the Cetobacterium sp. NK01 genome:
- a CDS encoding NAD(P)/FAD-dependent oxidoreductase, protein MKYVIIGASAAGINGAENLRALDKNAEIILISKDTNIYSRCILHHYIGGMRDLDGINFVDKDFFEKNNINWLKGREVISLNEKEKTITLDDNEVVSYDKVLIASGSRPFFPPIENINGKENVVGLKSLDDCNKIIEIAARAKNIVVIGAGLIGMDAISGLIHNKNVHANLSLVEMSNRLLPLQLDKEASITYEKKLVEHGVKLFFDSKVTKLNINPKNPNLINSLSLLDDGRDVELLADLVIVCAGVKPNVEFLENTSIEYNKIGLLFNEKGETNVKDVYGAGDISGNGTIWSVAVKEGIAATSNMAGKTRVMDDFFFAKSTMNFFDIPTLSLGCLHIYEKTEGMIIDSIRERDGVYKKIAHKDGKIYGAIIQGDLSYTGVLTQLIRLNIDISKIKKSIFKIDYSDFFNINSELEFEYKK, encoded by the coding sequence ATGAAATATGTTATAATTGGAGCTTCTGCAGCTGGTATTAATGGAGCTGAAAACTTAAGAGCTTTAGATAAAAATGCAGAGATTATATTAATATCTAAAGATACTAATATCTACTCAAGATGTATACTTCACCACTACATTGGAGGAATGAGGGATTTAGATGGTATCAATTTTGTAGATAAAGATTTCTTTGAAAAAAACAATATCAACTGGCTTAAAGGAAGAGAGGTTATCTCTTTAAATGAAAAGGAGAAAACTATTACTTTAGATGACAATGAAGTTGTTTCATACGATAAAGTTTTAATTGCTTCTGGATCTAGACCATTTTTTCCACCTATTGAGAATATAAATGGGAAAGAAAATGTTGTGGGATTAAAATCTTTAGATGACTGTAATAAAATTATAGAGATTGCTGCAAGAGCAAAAAACATTGTTGTCATTGGTGCAGGTTTAATTGGTATGGACGCAATTAGTGGCCTTATTCATAATAAAAATGTCCATGCTAATCTATCTTTAGTTGAAATGTCTAATAGATTACTACCATTACAACTGGACAAAGAAGCATCTATAACTTATGAAAAAAAATTAGTTGAACATGGTGTAAAACTATTCTTTGATTCAAAAGTTACAAAACTAAATATAAATCCAAAAAATCCTAATCTAATTAACTCTTTAAGTTTATTAGATGATGGTAGAGATGTTGAGCTTCTAGCTGATTTAGTTATTGTTTGCGCCGGAGTAAAACCAAATGTGGAGTTTTTAGAAAATACATCAATAGAATACAATAAAATTGGACTTCTTTTTAATGAAAAAGGTGAAACTAATGTTAAAGATGTGTATGGAGCTGGAGATATTAGTGGCAATGGTACTATCTGGTCTGTTGCAGTAAAAGAGGGTATAGCTGCCACTTCAAATATGGCAGGAAAAACTAGAGTTATGGATGACTTTTTCTTTGCTAAGTCAACTATGAACTTCTTTGATATTCCAACTTTATCTTTAGGTTGTTTACATATTTACGAAAAGACAGAGGGAATGATTATTGATTCTATTAGAGAAAGAGATGGTGTCTACAAAAAAATTGCTCATAAAGATGGTAAAATATATGGTGCTATTATTCAGGGAGACCTTTCATACACTGGTGTTTTAACACAACTAATCAGACTTAATATTGATATCTCAAAAATTAAAAAATCAATTTTTAAAATTGATTACTCTGATTTCTTCAATATAAATTCTGAACTTGAGTTTGAGTATAAAAAATAA
- a CDS encoding 4Fe-4S dicluster domain-containing protein, with protein MKRIKIDRSKCIGCLTCVSACLVSHDSADSRNRVVLSSDFKFSPIFCRNCDLPECVYTCMSGAMRKDSETGYVTYDKNKCASCYMCIMACPYGTLKEDKATKKEIMKCDMCSHDPDGPQCVAKCPMAAITLEEVK; from the coding sequence TTGAAAAGAATAAAAATAGATAGAAGTAAATGTATCGGTTGCTTAACTTGTGTTAGTGCCTGCTTAGTTTCTCACGATTCTGCTGACTCTAGAAATAGAGTTGTTTTAAGTAGTGATTTTAAATTTTCTCCAATCTTTTGTAGAAATTGTGATCTTCCTGAGTGTGTTTATACTTGTATGAGTGGAGCTATGAGAAAAGATTCTGAAACAGGATATGTCACTTATGATAAAAACAAATGTGCTAGTTGTTATATGTGCATAATGGCTTGCCCATATGGAACTTTAAAAGAGGATAAAGCAACTAAAAAAGAGATTATGAAATGTGATATGTGTAGCCATGATCCTGATGGACCACAATGTGTTGCTAAATGTCCTATGGCTGCAATTACTCTTGAGGAGGTAAAATAA
- a CDS encoding molybdopterin oxidoreductase family protein, with the protein MNKIQTTCNYCSLACNMDFYVEDNKIKKVIPTEKYPVNKGFSCIKGLNLDKQLTSGDFPKNPLLKTTNGREEISWDKAYSFFSEKLKAIVEKHGKESVACISTGQLALEEMALVGHVFRNFVGGQLDGNTRLCMATSVVAHKQSFGFDAPPYTLNDLELSDTIIFTGANPVVAHPIIWDRVRKNKNKKVIVIDVRKSETAQNADYFFCIKPKSDIVLYYTIANYLIKNNWIDNNYIEKYSENFDTFKEHVSKFSIDDIEEKVGITKDEFLTLAKLIHEGDAVSFWWTMGINQSYQAVRTAQGIINLAVMTGNIGRPGTGANSITGQCNAMGSRLFSNTTGLYGGGEYTDEAKRKIVGDALGLDPAIFPTKPTLPYNVIIEKIISGEIKALWILCTNPRHSWTNNTQFAEAIEKLDLFVVQDLYPNTDSSELADLFLPVVSGIEKEGTLINTERRISKLNPVIPKPEGSFSDFEVIYNVGKALGMGDLLDGWETPEAVFNKMVKVTKDTPCDMTGVSYKLLENGYGVQWPFKEGETLVDNERRLFENGEYYTPNKKVKFVFEDVAENPVPTNETYPYVLNTGRGTVGQWHTQTRTKEITYVNDSTSDNSYIYISKTLGEELGIESQDEVLVKSINGRSSKFLALTTDNLPHDVLYAPIHYIETNNLTLSIYDPYSKEPSYKYAPVSIEKI; encoded by the coding sequence ATGAATAAAATTCAAACAACTTGCAACTACTGTTCGTTAGCATGTAACATGGATTTCTACGTTGAAGACAATAAAATTAAAAAAGTTATTCCTACAGAAAAATATCCAGTGAATAAAGGATTTAGTTGTATTAAAGGTCTAAATCTAGATAAACAACTTACATCAGGTGATTTTCCTAAAAATCCCTTATTGAAAACTACAAATGGAAGAGAGGAGATTTCATGGGATAAAGCTTATAGTTTTTTTAGTGAGAAACTAAAAGCAATTGTTGAGAAACATGGAAAAGAAAGTGTAGCTTGTATAAGTACTGGACAACTAGCTTTAGAAGAGATGGCTTTAGTTGGTCATGTTTTTAGAAACTTTGTAGGTGGACAACTTGATGGAAATACTAGACTTTGTATGGCTACATCTGTTGTTGCACATAAACAAAGCTTTGGATTTGATGCTCCTCCTTATACACTAAACGATTTAGAGCTTTCTGATACTATTATTTTTACTGGAGCTAACCCTGTTGTTGCTCACCCTATCATTTGGGATAGAGTACGTAAAAATAAAAATAAGAAAGTTATTGTTATTGATGTTCGAAAAAGTGAAACAGCTCAAAACGCTGATTATTTCTTCTGCATAAAACCTAAGAGTGATATTGTTTTATATTACACTATTGCTAACTATTTAATTAAAAATAACTGGATTGATAATAACTATATTGAAAAATATTCAGAAAATTTTGATACATTTAAAGAGCATGTTTCGAAATTCTCTATTGATGATATAGAGGAAAAAGTGGGAATAACTAAGGATGAATTTTTAACTTTAGCTAAACTTATTCATGAAGGAGATGCTGTATCTTTCTGGTGGACTATGGGAATCAACCAAAGTTATCAAGCTGTTAGAACTGCTCAAGGTATAATTAACTTAGCTGTTATGACTGGAAATATAGGTAGACCTGGAACTGGAGCTAACTCTATTACAGGTCAATGTAATGCCATGGGATCTCGTCTTTTCAGTAACACAACTGGATTATACGGTGGTGGAGAGTACACTGATGAGGCCAAGAGAAAGATTGTTGGAGATGCTTTAGGATTAGACCCAGCTATTTTCCCAACAAAACCTACTCTTCCTTACAATGTTATTATTGAAAAAATAATTTCTGGAGAGATAAAAGCACTTTGGATTCTTTGTACAAACCCGAGACACTCTTGGACTAACAACACTCAATTTGCAGAAGCGATTGAAAAGTTAGATCTTTTTGTTGTACAAGATCTATATCCAAATACTGATAGTTCTGAACTTGCAGACCTTTTCTTACCAGTAGTTTCTGGAATAGAAAAAGAGGGAACACTTATTAATACAGAAAGAAGAATATCTAAATTAAATCCTGTTATTCCTAAACCTGAAGGATCTTTTAGTGATTTTGAAGTTATATACAATGTTGGAAAAGCTTTAGGTATGGGAGATCTTTTAGATGGATGGGAAACTCCTGAAGCAGTTTTCAATAAAATGGTTAAAGTTACAAAGGATACTCCTTGTGATATGACTGGAGTTAGCTATAAACTTCTAGAAAATGGATATGGTGTTCAATGGCCATTTAAAGAGGGTGAAACTTTAGTTGATAACGAGAGAAGATTATTTGAAAATGGAGAGTACTATACACCTAATAAAAAAGTTAAATTTGTATTTGAAGATGTAGCAGAAAATCCTGTTCCTACAAATGAAACTTATCCTTACGTTTTAAATACTGGAAGAGGAACTGTTGGACAGTGGCATACTCAAACTAGAACAAAAGAGATTACATATGTTAATGATTCAACTTCAGATAACTCATATATCTATATCTCTAAAACTCTTGGTGAAGAGCTTGGTATTGAATCACAAGATGAAGTTTTAGTTAAATCTATAAATGGTAGAAGTAGTAAGTTCTTAGCATTGACTACTGATAATTTACCTCATGATGTTTTATACGCACCTATTCATTATATAGAAACAAATAATTTAACACTTTCTATATATGATCCATACTCTAAGGAGCCTTCATACAAATATGCTCCAGTTTCTATTGAAAAAATCTAA
- the rbsB gene encoding ribose ABC transporter substrate-binding protein RbsB, which produces MKNKLRFLGLMVLALGMGTIAEAAKVGLVVSTQDNPFFVTLKEGAVSKAKEMGHEIVVLDSQNDPSKELGNVEDLLVKGIDVLLINPTDSDAVVSAVKAANRNKVPVVTLDRASNGGKVVTHIASDNVAGGELAGNFIVEKLNGKNNKVVELEGIPGTTAARDRGEGFNKVAQNKLDIVAKQAADFDRTKGLNVMENILQAQPEVNAVFAHNDEMALGALKAIEASGKTDVIIVGFDATEDAVKAVKEGKLAATVAQKPAEIGAKGIEAADKIVKKETVPQFMPVELELITQ; this is translated from the coding sequence ATGAAAAACAAATTAAGATTTTTAGGACTTATGGTTCTTGCTTTAGGTATGGGGACAATTGCTGAAGCTGCTAAAGTAGGATTAGTTGTTTCTACACAGGATAATCCTTTCTTTGTTACTCTTAAAGAGGGAGCTGTTTCTAAAGCAAAAGAGATGGGACATGAGATTGTTGTTTTAGATTCTCAAAATGATCCTTCTAAAGAGTTAGGAAATGTTGAAGATCTACTTGTTAAAGGTATCGATGTTCTTTTAATAAATCCAACTGATTCTGATGCTGTTGTATCAGCTGTTAAAGCTGCTAACCGTAATAAAGTTCCAGTGGTAACTTTAGATAGAGCATCTAATGGTGGAAAAGTAGTTACTCACATCGCTTCTGATAACGTTGCTGGTGGAGAGTTAGCTGGAAACTTCATAGTTGAAAAATTAAATGGAAAAAATAATAAAGTTGTAGAGTTAGAAGGAATCCCTGGTACAACTGCTGCTCGTGATAGAGGAGAAGGATTTAACAAGGTTGCTCAGAATAAACTAGATATCGTTGCGAAACAAGCTGCTGATTTTGATAGAACTAAAGGACTTAATGTTATGGAAAATATTTTACAAGCTCAGCCTGAAGTTAATGCTGTTTTCGCTCATAATGATGAGATGGCCCTTGGAGCTCTAAAAGCTATTGAAGCATCTGGAAAAACTGATGTTATAATCGTTGGTTTTGATGCCACTGAAGATGCAGTGAAAGCTGTTAAAGAGGGTAAACTTGCTGCAACTGTTGCTCAAAAACCAGCAGAGATTGGTGCTAAAGGAATTGAAGCAGCTGATAAAATTGTAAAAAAGGAAACAGTTCCACAGTTTATGCCTGTTGAACTAGAACTTATAACACAATAG
- the rbsC gene encoding ribose ABC transporter permease codes for MLKKIYNNKPLIGLIVFSIIVSFLNPRFLSVNNILNVLRQTSINSVIAIGMTLVILTGGIDLSVGSILALTGAFGASLIANGVNPILAIVIAIVIGGLFGIFNGLLISYAKLQPFIVTLVTMTLLRGATLVFTDGKPIPVRDGGDFFDNIGGGYFFDIPIPIYIMIALFIAGYYILNNIKFGRYIYAIGGNEEATKLSGVNTSKYKTLVYGVCGALSALAGVIVTSRLGSAQPTAGSGYELDAIAAVVLGGTSLAGGVGTIAGTALGAIIIGVLGNALNLLNVSSYYQMMVKALVILIAVLIDKKSSK; via the coding sequence ATGTTAAAAAAAATATATAACAATAAGCCTCTAATTGGTTTAATTGTTTTCTCTATAATAGTTTCATTTTTAAACCCAAGGTTTTTATCAGTTAATAATATCTTAAACGTTTTAAGACAAACGTCTATAAATTCAGTTATTGCTATTGGAATGACTTTAGTTATTTTAACAGGTGGAATTGATCTTTCTGTTGGTTCTATTTTAGCTTTAACTGGAGCTTTTGGAGCAAGTTTAATAGCTAATGGTGTAAATCCAATTTTAGCTATTGTTATTGCCATTGTTATTGGTGGACTTTTTGGAATCTTTAATGGTTTACTTATATCGTATGCTAAACTTCAACCGTTCATAGTTACTTTAGTTACTATGACTCTTTTAAGGGGAGCTACTTTAGTTTTCACTGATGGTAAGCCAATCCCTGTAAGAGATGGTGGAGATTTCTTTGATAATATTGGTGGAGGTTACTTCTTTGATATTCCTATTCCAATATATATTATGATTGCTCTTTTCATTGCTGGATACTATATACTAAATAATATAAAATTTGGTAGATATATCTATGCTATTGGTGGAAATGAAGAAGCTACTAAACTTTCAGGAGTAAATACATCTAAATATAAAACTTTAGTTTATGGTGTTTGTGGAGCTCTTTCAGCTTTAGCTGGAGTTATCGTAACTTCTAGACTTGGTTCTGCTCAACCTACTGCTGGATCTGGGTATGAACTTGATGCTATTGCTGCAGTTGTTCTAGGTGGAACATCTCTTGCTGGTGGAGTTGGAACTATTGCTGGAACTGCTCTTGGAGCAATTATTATTGGTGTTCTAGGAAACGCTCTAAATCTTTTAAATGTATCATCTTACTATCAGATGATGGTTAAAGCTTTAGTAATTCTTATCGCTGTTTTAATCGATAAAAAATCTTCTAAATAA
- the rbsA gene encoding ribose ABC transporter ATP-binding protein RbsA, which translates to MNKEIVLQMKDICKSFPGVKALDGACLNAYKGRVMALMGENGAGKSTLMKIMTGIYSKDSGTVFYHGHEVTFKGTKDSQEAGIAIIHQELNLIQHMSITENIFLGRELTNSFGKIDWNLMHREARSILDLLNVEDSEKTLIKDLTIGKMQMVEIAKALSQNAKLIVMDEPTDALTDKETESLFKVIRELTSEGKSIIYISHRLKEIPAICDDITVLRDGKFISEAEVKDIDENYIIEKMVGRTLSEQFPNVSVTPGAEVLKVENLCGKYVKDASFTLKKGEILGIAGLMGAGRSELVKTIYGYYKKSSGKVFIEGQEVSIESPESGVNHGIAYVSEDRKGDGLVLGLSVKENMTLSSLKFFSTRLGLNKNAENKSVDEYIEKFGVKTPSPNQIIKNLSGGNQQKVAIAKALLTNPKILILDEPTRGVDVGAKKEIYDVINELKKKGLSIIMISSEMPEVMGLSDRIMVIHEHKISGTLSKDEFTQEKIMRYAVGVE; encoded by the coding sequence ATGAATAAAGAGATTGTTTTACAAATGAAAGATATCTGTAAATCTTTCCCAGGTGTAAAAGCCCTAGACGGTGCTTGTTTAAACGCTTATAAAGGAAGAGTTATGGCTTTGATGGGAGAAAACGGTGCTGGAAAATCAACACTTATGAAAATAATGACTGGTATCTACAGTAAAGATTCAGGAACTGTTTTCTATCATGGACATGAAGTTACTTTTAAAGGAACTAAAGATTCTCAAGAAGCTGGTATTGCTATTATTCACCAAGAGTTAAATCTAATTCAACATATGAGTATAACTGAGAATATATTTTTAGGAAGAGAACTTACAAACAGTTTTGGAAAAATAGATTGGAATCTTATGCATAGAGAAGCTAGATCTATTTTAGATCTTCTTAATGTTGAAGACAGTGAAAAAACTTTAATAAAAGATTTAACAATAGGTAAGATGCAAATGGTTGAAATTGCCAAAGCTCTTTCACAAAACGCTAAACTTATTGTTATGGATGAACCTACAGATGCATTAACTGATAAGGAAACTGAAAGTCTTTTCAAGGTTATTAGAGAGCTTACATCAGAAGGGAAAAGTATTATTTACATATCTCATAGATTAAAAGAGATTCCTGCTATTTGTGATGATATAACTGTTTTAAGAGATGGTAAGTTTATCTCTGAAGCTGAAGTTAAAGATATTGATGAAAACTATATTATTGAAAAAATGGTTGGAAGAACTTTAAGTGAGCAGTTCCCAAATGTTTCTGTAACTCCTGGAGCTGAGGTTTTAAAAGTTGAAAACCTTTGTGGTAAATATGTTAAAGATGCCTCTTTCACTTTGAAAAAGGGAGAGATTTTAGGTATTGCTGGTCTTATGGGAGCTGGAAGAAGTGAACTTGTAAAAACTATTTATGGATATTATAAAAAATCCTCTGGTAAAGTTTTTATAGAGGGACAGGAGGTTTCTATTGAATCTCCTGAATCTGGTGTAAACCATGGAATCGCCTACGTTTCAGAAGATAGAAAAGGAGATGGACTTGTATTAGGATTAAGTGTTAAAGAAAATATGACTCTTTCATCTTTAAAATTCTTCTCAACTAGATTAGGTTTAAATAAAAATGCTGAAAACAAATCTGTTGATGAATATATTGAAAAATTTGGAGTAAAAACTCCTTCACCTAATCAAATTATTAAAAACTTAAGTGGTGGAAACCAACAAAAAGTAGCTATTGCAAAAGCTCTTTTAACTAATCCTAAAATTTTAATTTTAGATGAACCAACTAGAGGAGTTGACGTTGGTGCTAAAAAAGAGATCTATGATGTTATTAATGAGCTAAAGAAAAAAGGTCTTAGTATTATTATGATATCTTCTGAAATGCCAGAAGTAATGGGACTAAGCGATAGAATTATGGTTATCCATGAACACAAAATAAGTGGAACTCTATCTAAAGATGAGTTCACTCAAGAAAAAATAATGAGATATGCAGTAGGAGTTGAATAA
- the rbsD gene encoding D-ribose pyranase: MKKGKLLNSELSYEIAKIGHTSHITLCDAGLPFPKGVKRIDLAIEAGYPSFIKTLDAILSEMMVEEIVLASEIKTINPKVYNEILETFQKNGMNPKIVEVSHTEFKEITKESEAIVRTGECTPYANIILKSGVVF; this comes from the coding sequence ATGAAAAAAGGAAAACTTTTAAATAGTGAACTTTCTTATGAGATTGCTAAAATAGGTCATACATCTCATATTACACTTTGTGATGCTGGACTTCCATTTCCAAAAGGTGTAAAAAGAATAGATTTAGCTATTGAAGCTGGATACCCTAGCTTTATAAAAACTTTAGATGCAATTTTAAGTGAAATGATGGTTGAAGAGATTGTTTTAGCCTCTGAAATTAAAACTATTAATCCTAAAGTTTACAACGAAATTTTAGAAACTTTCCAAAAAAATGGAATGAACCCTAAAATTGTTGAGGTTTCTCATACAGAGTTTAAAGAGATTACAAAAGAAAGTGAAGCAATTGTTAGAACTGGAGAGTGTACTCCATATGCAAATATTATTTTAAAGTCAGGAGTAGTTTTCTAA
- the rbsK gene encoding ribokinase, with product MKKIVVVGSINMDLVTICERAPRGGETLLGKKFMQIPGGKGANQAVAMGKMKSPVSMLGKIGKEGMGDILLDSMKKDGVDVSNIEYCDEATGIAKIIVEDNGQNRIIVVPGANYQVDNSYIDRHLDTIKNCDILVTQLEIPMETVKYSLKKAKELGKITILNPAPANKLDEEIISNSDYIIPNETELEILSGIPVTDEESVINAANILLDKGVKGLIVTLGSKGCMFISKTERRSFPAYKVKAIDTTAAGDSFIGGFVNGLASGLTFEEAIDRGTKVAAISVTRIGAQTSIPTLEEVLNFKGE from the coding sequence ATGAAAAAAATTGTTGTTGTTGGAAGCATTAACATGGATTTAGTTACAATTTGTGAAAGAGCACCTCGTGGTGGTGAAACTCTTTTAGGTAAAAAGTTCATGCAAATCCCTGGTGGAAAAGGAGCTAACCAAGCTGTTGCTATGGGGAAGATGAAATCTCCAGTTTCTATGCTAGGAAAAATAGGAAAAGAGGGTATGGGAGATATTCTTTTAGATTCTATGAAAAAAGATGGAGTTGATGTTTCTAATATAGAATATTGTGATGAAGCTACGGGTATTGCTAAAATCATAGTAGAAGATAACGGACAAAATAGAATTATTGTTGTTCCAGGAGCTAACTACCAAGTGGATAACTCTTATATAGATAGACATTTAGATACTATTAAAAACTGTGATATTCTTGTTACTCAACTTGAAATCCCTATGGAAACAGTTAAATATTCATTAAAGAAAGCTAAAGAGCTTGGAAAAATAACTATTTTAAATCCTGCTCCTGCTAATAAATTAGATGAAGAGATTATCTCAAATTCTGATTACATAATTCCTAATGAAACAGAGTTAGAGATTTTATCTGGAATACCTGTTACTGATGAGGAAAGCGTAATAAATGCTGCTAACATCCTTTTAGACAAAGGTGTTAAAGGACTTATCGTTACTTTAGGAAGTAAAGGATGTATGTTTATAAGTAAAACAGAGAGAAGATCATTCCCTGCTTATAAAGTTAAAGCTATTGATACAACTGCTGCTGGAGATAGTTTCATTGGTGGTTTTGTAAATGGACTTGCTTCTGGTCTAACTTTTGAAGAAGCTATAGATAGAGGAACTAAAGTTGCTGCTATATCTGTTACTAGAATTGGTGCTCAAACTTCGATACCAACTCTTGAAGAAGTATTAAATTTTAAAGGAGAATAG
- a CDS encoding FMN-binding protein, with protein MIKKWLPLSFSALLICGSITSFAAETKVYQGLGHSTNFRVGPGKDSEGQQVYSFNYVDAAVLFDADGKIINAVVDALEVSSPNYDGESMPHFSGWPGTEGYNLTDHKTKKVVGKTENTPANATNEVDNWKTKRERGATYGMNPKNEWDEQMDFFQEKFKGKTVDELEIIFTKLYSDVNGRPLKENSRNEKDKEKYSKLTEAEKKEVADITAGATMSLRDSHGDILGALKNAYENRVEVTIPTK; from the coding sequence ATGATAAAAAAATGGTTACCCTTATCTTTTTCCGCCCTTCTAATTTGCGGATCAATAACCTCTTTTGCAGCTGAAACAAAAGTATATCAAGGTTTAGGACATTCAACAAACTTTAGAGTTGGTCCTGGTAAAGATAGCGAGGGACAACAAGTTTATAGCTTTAACTATGTAGATGCTGCTGTACTTTTTGATGCTGATGGAAAAATTATAAATGCTGTAGTCGATGCTTTAGAAGTTAGCTCACCTAATTATGATGGTGAAAGTATGCCACATTTTTCAGGTTGGCCTGGAACTGAAGGGTATAACTTAACTGATCATAAAACAAAAAAAGTTGTAGGTAAAACTGAAAATACTCCTGCTAATGCAACTAATGAAGTTGATAATTGGAAAACTAAAAGAGAGCGTGGAGCTACCTATGGGATGAATCCTAAAAATGAATGGGATGAACAAATGGATTTTTTCCAAGAAAAATTCAAGGGAAAAACAGTTGATGAATTAGAAATCATTTTCACAAAATTATATTCAGACGTTAATGGTAGACCTCTAAAAGAAAATAGTAGAAATGAAAAAGATAAAGAAAAATATAGTAAATTAACTGAAGCTGAGAAAAAAGAAGTTGCTGATATCACTGCTGGAGCTACAATGAGTTTAAGAGACAGTCATGGGGATATTTTAGGTGCACTAAAAAATGCATATGAAAATCGTGTTGAAGTAACTATTCCAACTAAATAA
- a CDS encoding glutamate decarboxylase, with amino-acid sequence MLHKRKVGEEKENEYQFAPDSSTTPLFGSYESAHVLPREKMNDKAINPDIAYRLIADEMMHDGNPRYNLATFVQTYMEPEAKQVMIDAIATNAIDKAEYPQTTEVEKRCVNIIADLWHAPADEEYMGTSTVGSSEACMLGGMAMKFRWRKRAAALGIDINAKKPNLVVSSGFQVVWEKFCVYWDVELREIPMKSLDELYLDPKDAVAACDEYTIGIVPIMGITYTGTFDDIVALDKELEEYNKTAKLSVPIHVDAASGGLYLPFVNPELPWDFRLKNVVSISTSGHKFGLVYPGLGWVMWRDKQYLPEELLFKVAYLGAFEPTFQINFSRPGSQIWAQYYNFVRWGKEGYKAVHEKSRDVGLFLVKGLEKLGIFKILNNGENIPIVSWMLKDDPKRAWTEYDLSDRLRYYGWQLPAYPLPKNLENVTLMRVLARADQSMEQISLLLQDMKESIDYLDKHMTVKKEIEKTEDHVAGYTHTEKRLLKK; translated from the coding sequence ATGTTACACAAAAGAAAAGTTGGAGAAGAAAAAGAAAATGAATATCAATTTGCTCCTGACAGTTCAACAACACCATTATTTGGAAGTTATGAATCAGCTCATGTGTTACCAAGAGAAAAAATGAATGATAAGGCTATTAATCCAGATATAGCATATAGATTAATAGCAGATGAAATGATGCATGATGGAAATCCAAGATATAACTTAGCAACATTTGTTCAAACATATATGGAACCAGAAGCAAAGCAAGTTATGATAGATGCAATTGCTACAAATGCAATAGATAAAGCTGAATATCCACAAACAACAGAAGTGGAAAAAAGATGTGTTAATATTATTGCAGATTTATGGCATGCTCCAGCTGATGAAGAATACATGGGAACTTCCACAGTTGGTTCATCAGAAGCATGTATGCTAGGTGGAATGGCAATGAAGTTTAGATGGAGAAAAAGAGCGGCAGCTTTAGGAATAGATATAAACGCTAAAAAGCCAAATTTAGTAGTAAGTTCAGGATTCCAAGTAGTTTGGGAAAAGTTTTGCGTATATTGGGATGTAGAATTAAGAGAGATTCCTATGAAATCTTTAGATGAGTTATATCTTGATCCAAAAGATGCAGTAGCAGCTTGTGATGAGTATACAATAGGAATAGTACCAATAATGGGTATAACATACACAGGAACATTTGATGATATAGTTGCTCTTGATAAAGAGTTAGAAGAGTATAATAAAACAGCTAAATTATCAGTGCCAATTCACGTAGATGCAGCTTCAGGAGGTCTATATTTACCATTTGTAAATCCAGAATTACCTTGGGATTTCAGATTAAAAAATGTAGTTTCAATAAGTACATCAGGACATAAGTTTGGATTAGTTTATCCAGGTCTAGGATGGGTAATGTGGAGAGATAAACAGTATTTACCTGAGGAGTTACTATTTAAAGTAGCATATTTAGGAGCTTTTGAACCAACATTCCAAATAAACTTCTCAAGACCAGGAAGCCAAATATGGGCTCAATATTACAACTTTGTAAGATGGGGTAAAGAAGGATATAAAGCTGTACATGAAAAATCAAGAGATGTAGGGTTATTCTTAGTAAAAGGACTAGAAAAATTAGGAATATTTAAAATATTAAATAATGGAGAAAATATTCCTATTGTTTCTTGGATGTTAAAAGATGATCCAAAAAGAGCATGGACAGAGTATGATCTATCAGATAGATTAAGATATTACGGATGGCAATTACCAGCTTATCCATTACCAAAAAATTTAGAAAATGTAACACTGATGAGAGTTTTAGCAAGAGCTGACCAAAGTATGGAACAAATTTCATTACTACTTCAAGATATGAAAGAATCAATAGATTATTTAGATAAACATATGACAGTGAAAAAAGAGATTGAAAAAACTGAGGACCATGTAGCTGGTTATACTCATACAGAAAAAAGATTATTGAAAAAATAG